The proteins below come from a single Cololabis saira isolate AMF1-May2022 chromosome 2, fColSai1.1, whole genome shotgun sequence genomic window:
- the lmo7b gene encoding LIM domain only protein 7b isoform X7, whose protein sequence is MEWRQQTSVSCEDAFSEAQRWIQEVTGKSFGCNDFRAALENGVLLCDLINQLKPGIIKRVNRLSTPIAGLDNVNVFLKACGKLGLNDSQLFHPGDLQNLSTRVTLRRDESKRRLKNVLITIYWLGRKAQIDTFYSGPQLNFKAFEGLLGLALSKALEEGSNAFVREAGCGECRLPDGEECQLVKQSCMRGTSMDSIESLDTYTARHSDGGCGSDAEAEQVYKMDNTQPAAHQSKGYIPPPLRRKQGRGMNSGGSMSPLPRTYKIQVRPETPVQVNPGWIWSKSLNDIPMVYPVRKVSAINSVYDKDQNPVLAREWSQETKRRCSVAAKDSEAQWQEDLTKWKNRRRSIKSELHRKSQDREHVIDKMTNETVISFEKNDAKRIPVKRDQSPRRYDPALDPFSTSPSKPSSYEPRPHSRALLARSFATEASFSPTTHTWGSSVEVMPASDGGAMGRETYFATLASDGTGVTTPSADNPFTSQTQLKALGSQAAFQSTSEPEPQHVLANQLPSLVTTTQPDDTIITWDPPSMSSHNKGSICIDSKDETIGSDLANPVDFDATEDFTSLQSYKYREGSRKSSGWQPARDGKTQQAAGSSKYLGRTGSWSSSASLPRGYRRSESLSHLSSITPRPFGVKQSRVSALPKLLNVDDNQGFLLNSEKGDSFSSTKPPLKRQMAAAHLRGQYQASVKQKKAFQAKLKGTEEGNNASLSSQTPLQTTGYPQQPSTPSQILPQPYTKLQSHNRSLSLSSTASPDISKVDHSDMRVSLTLKPNSVPDFGFHTHWDSTGARIKFIQPGSPAELCRLCVDDEIVAVDGVAVTNMNYNQWKDKMASCLQTGTLTMDIRRYGIKDWSTSEGNHHSQPVQSRMTLNLTTTAPMLIGRPDYHASSVVSTEMADTQESKLSGEAHNAMHVKAMDGDLYENHNTARSKGGSESAISDLQVPSLGPSSSSWSWDHEEDRRRQEKWQEEQERLLQSACVYLQEQYKRDQERLQAEWQRAEQAAMSGNQTAFEMASGHNSFGSAQFYMTGWTKKPKEKQSHAGDQRRAEVQSCVQGVQNDKIPGRDWPEGCYDFAPLSPACRAKSLSTPVLTGPYKQTGGSLSKRKGLGMTTAERDRQQILEEMKKKTPLLTDNSWIRQRRSSFHKEPIYVGVSMKRYESLDDLDSIHRSADLISTSTYPRPNSAAGRYCTPSRNAFSRYSTGSLSSQKNAYAESSNHGSVNMYCPRTVSGTRTCGVCERVQGSGAAMIIEALSLYFHLNCFKCVGCGRNLRGTKTRVRVRVQNEKPYCDHCYFHLKSTDVVFM, encoded by the exons ATGGAGTGGCGGCAGCAGACCAGCGTCAGCTGCGAGGACGCGTTCAGCGAGGCCCAGCGCTGGATTCAG GAAGTGACTGGAAAATCCTTTGGTTGTAATGACTTCCGTGCTGCCTTGGAGAATGGAGTCCTGCTTTGCGA CTTAATCAACCAGTTGAAACCTGGCATCATCAAGAGAGTGAACAGGCTTTCGACTCCTATTGCTGGCCTG GATAATGTGAATGTTTTCCTGAAAGCCTGTGGGAAACTGGGACTAAATGACTCACAGCTGTTCCATCCAGGTGACCTTCAGAACCTGTCCACGCGTGTGACACTGAG GCGTGATGAAAGCAAGAGACGACTCAAAAAT GTTTTGATAACTATCTACTGGTTGGGTCGCAAGGCTCAAATTGACACGTTTTACAGTGGTCCTCAGCTTAATTTCAAAGCATTTGAGGGCCTGTTAGGCTTGGCCTTGTCCAAG GCTTTGGAAGAGGGGAGTAATGCGTTTGTGAGAGAAGCTGGGTGCGGAGAGTGTCGCCTCCCAGACGGTGAGGAATGTCAGCTCGTGAAACAGAGTTGCATGAGAGGGACTTCAATGGACAGCATCGAATCCCTAGACACCTACACTGCCCGCCATAGCGATGGAG GTTGTGGAAGTGACGCAGAAGCTGAGCAGGTGTACAAGATGGACAACACACAGCCTGCAGCCCACCAGAGCAAAGGCTATATCCCACCACCACTtcgaagaaaacaaggaagggggATGAATTCAGGGGGCAGCATGAGTCCACTCCCCAG aacATATAAAATCCAGGTCAGGCCTGAAACACCAGTTCAGGTCAACCCTGGCTGGATTTG GAGCAAATCTCTCAACGACATCCCGATGGTGTACCCTGTTCGCAAAGTTTCTGCCATAAACAGCGTTTATGATAAAGATCAGAATCCTGTCCTGGCAAGGGAGTGGAGTCAAGAAACCAAAAGAAGGTGTAGTGTTGCTGCCAAGGACAGTGAAGCTCAGTGGCAAGAA GACTTGACAAAGTGgaaaaatcgacggcgtagcatCAAGTCTGAGCTACATAGGAAGTCACAGGACAGGGAGCATGTCATTGACAAGATGACAAATGAGACTGTGATCAGTTTTGAGAAGAATGATGCAAAAAGAATTCCAGTGAAAAG AGACCAGTCACCAAGGAGATATGACCCTGCTCTCGATCCTTTCTCCACCTCTCCATCAAAACCCTCCAGCTATGAACCTCGGCCACACTCTAGAGCTCTGCTGGCCCGCAGCTTTGCCACTGAGGCTTCTTTTAGCCCCACAACCCACACTTGG GGATCATCGGTTGAAGTGATGCCTGCCTCTGATGGGGGCGCCATGGGACGAGAGACTTACTTTGCCACTTTAGCTTCAGATGGTACAGGGGTTACCACACCTTCTGCAGATAATCCCTTCACTTCTCAGACCCAACTCAAAGCCCTGGGCAGCCAAGCTGCTTTCCAGTCCACATCTGAACCGGAGCCTCAACATGTTTTAGCAAACCAGCTCCCCTCTCTTGTTACAACCACACAGCCAGATGACACTATAATAACCTGGGATCCTCCGTCTATGTCAAGTCACAACAAAGGTTCTATCTGCATTGATTCAAAAGATGAAACTATTGGTTCAGATTTAGCCAATCCAGTAGACTTTGATGCCACAGAAGACTTCACGTCACTTCAGAGTTATAAATACAGGGAAGGAAGCAGAAAGTCATCTGGCTGGCAACCAGCAAGGGATGGCAAAACCCAGCAGGCTGCAGGCTCGTCCAAGTACTTGGGCAGAACTGGATCGTGGTCCAGTTCAGCAAGCCTTCCCCGTGGTTACCGTCGCTCTGAGAGCTTGTCTCATCTCTCGTCTATCACACCCAGACCATTTGGAGTAAAGCAGTCCAGGGTTTCAGCACTACCAAAACTGTTGAAC GTAGATGATAATCAGGGTTTCCTGTTGAACAGCGAGAAAGGAGATTCATTTTCTTCAACTAAACCACCTCTTAAAAGACAGATGGCAGCTGCTCATCTGAGGGGTCAGTACCAGGCGTCGGTTAAACAGAAGAAAGCCTTCCAGGCAAAGCTTAAAGGCACAGAAGAAGGAAACAATGCCAGTTTGTCTAGCCAGACTCCCCTTCAGACCACTGGCTACCCCCAACAGCCCTCCACTCCAAGCCAAATACTGCCCCAGCCTTATACAAAGCTGCAGTCCCACAACAGGAGTTTGTCTCTTTCATCTACAGCAAGTCCTGATATCTCAAAG gtgGATCATAGTGACATGAGAGTGAGCCTGACTCTTAAACCCAACAGTGTACCAGACTTTGGCTTCCACACTCACTGGGACTCCACAGGCGCAAGAATAAAATTCATTCAACCAG GCAGTCCAGCAGAGCTCTGCCGGCTGTGCGTGGATGATGAGATTGTTGCAGTCGATGGAGTTGCAGTGACTAACATGAACTATAATCAATGGAAGGATAAAATGGCATCTTGCCTGCAAACTGGCACTCTGACCATGGATATTCGTCGCTATGGTATCAAGG ATTGGAGCACCAGTGAGGGAAATCATCACAGCCAGCCAGTCCAGAGCAGGATGACCCTCAATCTGACTACCACAGCACCCATGCTGATAGGTCGTCCCGATTACCATGCCAGCAGTGTCGTCAGTACAGAAATGGCAGACACACAAGAATCCAAATTAAGTGGAGAGGCACACAAT GCGATGCACGTTAAGGCCATGGATGGAGATCTTTATGAAAATCACAATACAGCAAGAAGTAAAG GAGGTTCAGAATCTGCAATATCTGAT CTCCAGGTACCCTCCCTCGGCCCCTCCTCATCCAGCTGGTCTTGGGACCATGAGGAGGATCGCAGGCGTCAAGAGAAGTGGCAAGAAGAACAAGAACGCCTCCTACAG AGTGCCTGTGTTTATCTCCAGGAGCAATACAAGCGTGATCAGGAGAGACTGCAGGCGGAGTGGCAGAGAGCAGAGCAGGCAGCAATGTCGGGG AACCAGACTGCCTTTGAGATGGCCAGTGGCCATAACAGTTTTGGCAGCGCTCAGTTTTACATGACTGGATGGACAAAGAAACCCAAAGAAAAGCAGAGCCATGCTGGAGATCAGAGAAGGGCAGAAGTACAATCTTGTGTGCAGGGAGTACAAAATGACAAGATTCCTGGGAGAGACTG GCCTGAAGGTTGCTATGACTTCGCTCCGCTGTCCCCTGCATGCAG GGCAAAGTCCTTATCTACCCCAGTGTTAACTGGACCCTACAAGCAGACTGGAG GTAGTCTCAGCAAAAGAAAAGGACTCGGCATGACTACGGCTGAGAGAGATAGGCAGCAGATTTTGGAGGAGATGAAGAAAAAGACTCCTCTTCTGACTGACAACAGCTGGATACGTCAGCGCCGCAGCAGTTTTCACAAGGAGCCCATTTACGTCGGCGTTTCCATGAAAAG ATATGAATCTTTGGACGATCTGGATTCTATACATCGCTCCGCAGATCTGATCAGCACATCCACTTATCCACGGCCAAACTCTGCTGCTGGACGTTACTGTACTCCAAGTAGAAACGCTTTCTCCCGCTACAGCACTGGATCTTTATCGTCTCAGAAAAATGCATATGCAGAGTCTTCTAATCATGGCAG TGTGAACATGTACTGCCCCAGGACGGTCAGTGGCACGAGGACTTGcggtgtgtgtgagcgtgtccAAGGTAGTGGGGCAGCCATGATCATAGAGGCCCTTAGTCTCTACTTCCACCTTAACTGTTTCAAG
- the lmo7b gene encoding LIM domain only protein 7b isoform X6, with translation MEWRQQTSVSCEDAFSEAQRWIQEVTGKSFGCNDFRAALENGVLLCDLINQLKPGIIKRVNRLSTPIAGLDNVNVFLKACGKLGLNDSQLFHPGDLQNLSTRVTLRRDESKRRLKNVLITIYWLGRKAQIDTFYSGPQLNFKAFEGLLGLALSKALEEGSNAFVREAGCGECRLPDGEECQLVKQSCMRGTSMDSIESLDTYTARHSDGGCGSDAEAEQVYKMDNTQPAAHQSKGYIPPPLRRKQGRGMNSGGSMSPLPRSKSLNDIPMVYPVRKVSAINSVYDKDQNPVLAREWSQETKRRCSVAAKDSEAQWQEDLTKWKNRRRSIKSELHRKSQDREHVIDKMTNETVISFEKNDAKRIPVKRDQSPRRYDPALDPFSTSPSKPSSYEPRPHSRALLARSFATEASFSPTTHTWGSSVEVMPASDGGAMGRETYFATLASDGTGVTTPSADNPFTSQTQLKALGSQAAFQSTSEPEPQHVLANQLPSLVTTTQPDDTIITWDPPSMSSHNKGSICIDSKDETIGSDLANPVDFDATEDFTSLQSYKYREGSRKSSGWQPARDGKTQQAAGSSKYLGRTGSWSSSASLPRGYRRSESLSHLSSITPRPFGVKQSRVSALPKLLNVDDNQGFLLNSEKGDSFSSTKPPLKRQMAAAHLRGQYQASVKQKKAFQAKLKGTEEGNNASLSSQTPLQTTGYPQQPSTPSQILPQPYTKLQSHNRSLSLSSTASPDISKVDHSDMRVSLTLKPNSVPDFGFHTHWDSTGARIKFIQPGSPAELCRLCVDDEIVAVDGVAVTNMNYNQWKDKMASCLQTGTLTMDIRRYGIKDWSTSEGNHHSQPVQSRMTLNLTTTAPMLIGRPDYHASSVVSTEMADTQESKLSGEAHNAMHVKAMDGDLYENHNTARSKDNITKNQKRRAEFFKRRGFAGISSSVYLCGGSESAISDLQVPSLGPSSSSWSWDHEEDRRRQEKWQEEQERLLQSACVYLQEQYKRDQERLQAEWQRAEQAAMSGNQTAFEMASGHNSFGSAQFYMTGWTKKPKEKQSHAGDQRRAEVQSCVQGVQNDKIPGRDWPEGCYDFAPLSPACRAKSLSTPVLTGPYKQTGGSLSKRKGLGMTTAERDRQQILEEMKKKTPLLTDNSWIRQRRSSFHKEPIYVGVSMKRYESLDDLDSIHRSADLISTSTYPRPNSAAGRYCTPSRNAFSRYSTGSLSSQKNAYAESSNHGSVNMYCPRTVSGTRTCGVCERVQGSGAAMIIEALSLYFHLNCFKCVGCGRNLRGTKTRVRVRVQNEKPYCDHCYFHLKSTDVVFM, from the exons ATGGAGTGGCGGCAGCAGACCAGCGTCAGCTGCGAGGACGCGTTCAGCGAGGCCCAGCGCTGGATTCAG GAAGTGACTGGAAAATCCTTTGGTTGTAATGACTTCCGTGCTGCCTTGGAGAATGGAGTCCTGCTTTGCGA CTTAATCAACCAGTTGAAACCTGGCATCATCAAGAGAGTGAACAGGCTTTCGACTCCTATTGCTGGCCTG GATAATGTGAATGTTTTCCTGAAAGCCTGTGGGAAACTGGGACTAAATGACTCACAGCTGTTCCATCCAGGTGACCTTCAGAACCTGTCCACGCGTGTGACACTGAG GCGTGATGAAAGCAAGAGACGACTCAAAAAT GTTTTGATAACTATCTACTGGTTGGGTCGCAAGGCTCAAATTGACACGTTTTACAGTGGTCCTCAGCTTAATTTCAAAGCATTTGAGGGCCTGTTAGGCTTGGCCTTGTCCAAG GCTTTGGAAGAGGGGAGTAATGCGTTTGTGAGAGAAGCTGGGTGCGGAGAGTGTCGCCTCCCAGACGGTGAGGAATGTCAGCTCGTGAAACAGAGTTGCATGAGAGGGACTTCAATGGACAGCATCGAATCCCTAGACACCTACACTGCCCGCCATAGCGATGGAG GTTGTGGAAGTGACGCAGAAGCTGAGCAGGTGTACAAGATGGACAACACACAGCCTGCAGCCCACCAGAGCAAAGGCTATATCCCACCACCACTtcgaagaaaacaaggaagggggATGAATTCAGGGGGCAGCATGAGTCCACTCCCCAG GAGCAAATCTCTCAACGACATCCCGATGGTGTACCCTGTTCGCAAAGTTTCTGCCATAAACAGCGTTTATGATAAAGATCAGAATCCTGTCCTGGCAAGGGAGTGGAGTCAAGAAACCAAAAGAAGGTGTAGTGTTGCTGCCAAGGACAGTGAAGCTCAGTGGCAAGAA GACTTGACAAAGTGgaaaaatcgacggcgtagcatCAAGTCTGAGCTACATAGGAAGTCACAGGACAGGGAGCATGTCATTGACAAGATGACAAATGAGACTGTGATCAGTTTTGAGAAGAATGATGCAAAAAGAATTCCAGTGAAAAG AGACCAGTCACCAAGGAGATATGACCCTGCTCTCGATCCTTTCTCCACCTCTCCATCAAAACCCTCCAGCTATGAACCTCGGCCACACTCTAGAGCTCTGCTGGCCCGCAGCTTTGCCACTGAGGCTTCTTTTAGCCCCACAACCCACACTTGG GGATCATCGGTTGAAGTGATGCCTGCCTCTGATGGGGGCGCCATGGGACGAGAGACTTACTTTGCCACTTTAGCTTCAGATGGTACAGGGGTTACCACACCTTCTGCAGATAATCCCTTCACTTCTCAGACCCAACTCAAAGCCCTGGGCAGCCAAGCTGCTTTCCAGTCCACATCTGAACCGGAGCCTCAACATGTTTTAGCAAACCAGCTCCCCTCTCTTGTTACAACCACACAGCCAGATGACACTATAATAACCTGGGATCCTCCGTCTATGTCAAGTCACAACAAAGGTTCTATCTGCATTGATTCAAAAGATGAAACTATTGGTTCAGATTTAGCCAATCCAGTAGACTTTGATGCCACAGAAGACTTCACGTCACTTCAGAGTTATAAATACAGGGAAGGAAGCAGAAAGTCATCTGGCTGGCAACCAGCAAGGGATGGCAAAACCCAGCAGGCTGCAGGCTCGTCCAAGTACTTGGGCAGAACTGGATCGTGGTCCAGTTCAGCAAGCCTTCCCCGTGGTTACCGTCGCTCTGAGAGCTTGTCTCATCTCTCGTCTATCACACCCAGACCATTTGGAGTAAAGCAGTCCAGGGTTTCAGCACTACCAAAACTGTTGAAC GTAGATGATAATCAGGGTTTCCTGTTGAACAGCGAGAAAGGAGATTCATTTTCTTCAACTAAACCACCTCTTAAAAGACAGATGGCAGCTGCTCATCTGAGGGGTCAGTACCAGGCGTCGGTTAAACAGAAGAAAGCCTTCCAGGCAAAGCTTAAAGGCACAGAAGAAGGAAACAATGCCAGTTTGTCTAGCCAGACTCCCCTTCAGACCACTGGCTACCCCCAACAGCCCTCCACTCCAAGCCAAATACTGCCCCAGCCTTATACAAAGCTGCAGTCCCACAACAGGAGTTTGTCTCTTTCATCTACAGCAAGTCCTGATATCTCAAAG gtgGATCATAGTGACATGAGAGTGAGCCTGACTCTTAAACCCAACAGTGTACCAGACTTTGGCTTCCACACTCACTGGGACTCCACAGGCGCAAGAATAAAATTCATTCAACCAG GCAGTCCAGCAGAGCTCTGCCGGCTGTGCGTGGATGATGAGATTGTTGCAGTCGATGGAGTTGCAGTGACTAACATGAACTATAATCAATGGAAGGATAAAATGGCATCTTGCCTGCAAACTGGCACTCTGACCATGGATATTCGTCGCTATGGTATCAAGG ATTGGAGCACCAGTGAGGGAAATCATCACAGCCAGCCAGTCCAGAGCAGGATGACCCTCAATCTGACTACCACAGCACCCATGCTGATAGGTCGTCCCGATTACCATGCCAGCAGTGTCGTCAGTACAGAAATGGCAGACACACAAGAATCCAAATTAAGTGGAGAGGCACACAAT GCGATGCACGTTAAGGCCATGGATGGAGATCTTTATGAAAATCACAATACAGCAAGAAGTAAAG ATAATATAACTAAAAATCAGAAAAGGAGGGCAGAATTTTTTAAACGGCGAG GCTTTGCAGGAATCAGCTCATCGGTTTACTTGTGtg GAGGTTCAGAATCTGCAATATCTGAT CTCCAGGTACCCTCCCTCGGCCCCTCCTCATCCAGCTGGTCTTGGGACCATGAGGAGGATCGCAGGCGTCAAGAGAAGTGGCAAGAAGAACAAGAACGCCTCCTACAG AGTGCCTGTGTTTATCTCCAGGAGCAATACAAGCGTGATCAGGAGAGACTGCAGGCGGAGTGGCAGAGAGCAGAGCAGGCAGCAATGTCGGGG AACCAGACTGCCTTTGAGATGGCCAGTGGCCATAACAGTTTTGGCAGCGCTCAGTTTTACATGACTGGATGGACAAAGAAACCCAAAGAAAAGCAGAGCCATGCTGGAGATCAGAGAAGGGCAGAAGTACAATCTTGTGTGCAGGGAGTACAAAATGACAAGATTCCTGGGAGAGACTG GCCTGAAGGTTGCTATGACTTCGCTCCGCTGTCCCCTGCATGCAG GGCAAAGTCCTTATCTACCCCAGTGTTAACTGGACCCTACAAGCAGACTGGAG GTAGTCTCAGCAAAAGAAAAGGACTCGGCATGACTACGGCTGAGAGAGATAGGCAGCAGATTTTGGAGGAGATGAAGAAAAAGACTCCTCTTCTGACTGACAACAGCTGGATACGTCAGCGCCGCAGCAGTTTTCACAAGGAGCCCATTTACGTCGGCGTTTCCATGAAAAG ATATGAATCTTTGGACGATCTGGATTCTATACATCGCTCCGCAGATCTGATCAGCACATCCACTTATCCACGGCCAAACTCTGCTGCTGGACGTTACTGTACTCCAAGTAGAAACGCTTTCTCCCGCTACAGCACTGGATCTTTATCGTCTCAGAAAAATGCATATGCAGAGTCTTCTAATCATGGCAG TGTGAACATGTACTGCCCCAGGACGGTCAGTGGCACGAGGACTTGcggtgtgtgtgagcgtgtccAAGGTAGTGGGGCAGCCATGATCATAGAGGCCCTTAGTCTCTACTTCCACCTTAACTGTTTCAAG